In Calothrix sp. PCC 7507, one DNA window encodes the following:
- the dndD gene encoding DNA sulfur modification protein DndD has protein sequence MIFLELVLQNFGPYSGKQIINLNPKIDEETSHPIILLGGMNGGGKTTLMDAIRLALYGPRAQCSTRGNLSYSDFLNQCVNNKIDPVADTRIELLFEHIENDKPIKYRVVRSWTKNPKDGKDTLGILGDSDTWPDALVNIWDEYIENLLPLGISNLFLFDGEQVKELAEQETPPPVVVDAIRGLLGLELADRLAVDLDILVNRKLKEVGNSKDLANLEEIETRLTQQQEDYQTTEEKVEILKNQVEELEQKQQEAFDKFISEGGKIAAERNQLELQQDTKTAEIEQVRQSMCELAADVLPLALIPNLLNQVQAQGEKEFRHQQVQISKDLLIERDQRLLTWLNQVEISPIEVEKIQSFLIQDVDNLYAKTLQTEAPWLLADDETLSQLDNLIYHLQNSKLSAKEKLAILKNKEEEIHTLERQVQTAAAPEDYTKLRQALEAAQNQVVEAKANYETIRRRLADLETIIAKSKRELSDYTVENIKHKNSEHIITSAAKVQNTLKIFREKLTLRKLNKLEEEVKNCFLYLLHKSDLVHRITIDTKTFSLLLYDLNGKPVPKHRLSAGEKQLLAIAFLWGLAKVSGHRLPVAIDTPLGRLDSSHRSNLVERYFPSASHQVILLSTDTEIGKKEVETLRDSGAIAREYLLKYDSSTRQTTIQPGYFW, from the coding sequence ATGATATTTCTTGAACTCGTTCTACAAAACTTTGGCCCCTACAGTGGGAAACAGATAATCAATCTTAACCCCAAAATTGATGAGGAAACCTCACACCCAATTATATTATTAGGTGGAATGAATGGCGGTGGAAAAACTACGCTGATGGATGCCATTCGTCTCGCACTTTATGGACCCCGCGCCCAATGTTCTACCCGTGGTAATTTAAGTTATAGCGATTTTCTTAACCAATGCGTTAACAATAAAATTGATCCAGTTGCAGACACCCGGATTGAATTACTTTTTGAACATATTGAAAATGATAAACCAATAAAATACCGTGTTGTGCGTAGTTGGACAAAAAATCCTAAAGACGGTAAAGATACATTAGGTATTTTAGGTGACAGTGATACATGGCCTGATGCTTTAGTTAATATCTGGGATGAATATATTGAAAATCTCCTACCATTAGGTATTTCTAACTTATTTCTCTTTGATGGGGAACAGGTTAAAGAACTTGCAGAACAGGAAACACCACCACCAGTTGTAGTAGATGCAATTCGTGGACTTTTAGGTTTAGAGTTGGCAGATCGTTTAGCAGTTGATTTAGATATCTTAGTTAACCGTAAACTTAAAGAAGTTGGGAATAGTAAGGATTTAGCAAATCTAGAGGAAATTGAAACTAGGTTAACCCAACAGCAAGAAGATTATCAAACCACAGAAGAGAAAGTAGAAATTCTCAAAAATCAGGTAGAAGAGTTAGAACAAAAGCAGCAAGAAGCCTTTGATAAATTCATTTCTGAAGGTGGGAAGATTGCAGCCGAACGCAATCAGCTAGAATTACAACAGGATACAAAAACTGCGGAAATTGAACAAGTACGTCAGTCGATGTGTGAATTGGCGGCTGATGTTTTACCTCTGGCATTAATTCCTAATTTGCTTAATCAGGTGCAAGCACAGGGGGAAAAAGAATTTCGCCATCAACAGGTACAAATTTCTAAAGATTTATTAATTGAACGAGATCAGCGCTTACTTACTTGGCTAAATCAAGTAGAAATTTCTCCGATAGAAGTTGAAAAAATCCAATCATTTTTAATCCAAGATGTAGATAATCTATATGCAAAAACTCTCCAGACGGAAGCACCTTGGCTATTAGCCGATGATGAAACTTTAAGTCAGCTAGATAATCTTATATATCACTTACAAAATTCTAAACTTTCTGCAAAAGAGAAATTAGCTATTCTCAAAAATAAAGAAGAAGAAATTCATACTCTAGAAAGGCAAGTGCAAACAGCAGCAGCACCAGAAGATTATACAAAGCTGCGTCAAGCACTAGAAGCTGCACAAAATCAAGTTGTTGAAGCTAAGGCAAATTACGAAACAATCCGCCGTCGTTTAGCTGATTTAGAAACTATTATTGCCAAGTCAAAAAGAGAATTAAGTGATTATACTGTAGAAAATATTAAACATAAAAATAGTGAACATATTATTACCTCTGCGGCTAAAGTTCAAAATACACTCAAGATTTTTCGGGAAAAGTTAACCCTGCGAAAACTCAATAAATTAGAGGAGGAAGTTAAAAATTGCTTCCTTTATCTTCTCCATAAATCAGACTTAGTGCATCGCATTACCATTGATACTAAGACTTTTAGCCTTTTGCTTTACGATTTAAATGGTAAACCTGTCCCTAAACATCGTTTATCAGCAGGCGAAAAACAACTACTGGCGATCGCCTTTCTCTGGGGTTTAGCCAAAGTCTCTGGACACCGCCTACCAGTAGCAATCGATACCCCACTCGGCAGACTAGACTCTTCCCACCGCAGTAATTTAGTTGAACGTTACTTTCCATCCGCCAGCCACCAAGTGATTTTGTTATCTACGGATACTGAGATTGGTAAAAAAGAAGTAGAAACACTGCGGGATTCAGGAGCGATCGCCCGCGAATACCTCCTCAAATACGACTCCTCCACCCGCCAAACAACTATCCAACCAGGATATTTTTGGTAG
- a CDS encoding type II toxin-antitoxin system PemK/MazF family toxin, which produces MSIERGQIYSVNLNPVQGREQAGTRPVLVLSMMLSTNYL; this is translated from the coding sequence GTGAGCATCGAGAGAGGACAAATTTATTCTGTCAATCTTAATCCAGTACAAGGACGAGAACAAGCAGGAACACGTCCAGTTTTAGTTTTATCTATGATGCTATCAACGAATTACCTTTAG
- a CDS encoding type II toxin-antitoxin system PemK/MazF family toxin — protein sequence MTVVVGTKGTNIKRDYPTNVRVSPSDSGLIIETVFLCFQIRSLDPNRFPADPVGKMSDSKMLEVETAVRYCLGL from the coding sequence GTGACTGTAGTAGTTGGTACAAAAGGAACAAATATTAAGCGCGATTATCCAACTAATGTACGAGTTTCTCCCAGTGACAGTGGATTGATTATAGAAACAGTGTTTTTATGTTTTCAAATTCGTTCTTTAGATCCAAATCGCTTTCCGGCTGATCCAGTTGGCAAAATGTCTGACTCTAAGATGCTTGAAGTTGAAACTGCGGTTCGCTACTGTTTGGGTTTATGA
- the dndE gene encoding DNA sulfur modification protein DndE gives MESPIERIKLSQTAKDQLTKLKRSTKIDQWNILCRWAFCRSLAESTTPSPVPIPQDSNVEMSWRVFGGEMSDILLLALKQRCHNDGYPTDKETLATQFRLHLHRGIGYLAGDPNIKKIEDLIALAVKD, from the coding sequence ATGGAATCCCCAATCGAAAGAATAAAACTCTCTCAAACAGCCAAAGACCAACTTACCAAACTTAAGCGCAGCACTAAAATCGACCAATGGAATATCCTCTGTCGTTGGGCGTTTTGTCGTTCCCTCGCAGAATCAACCACACCGTCCCCCGTCCCAATCCCCCAAGATAGCAACGTCGAAATGAGTTGGCGCGTCTTTGGCGGCGAAATGTCTGATATTCTCCTCCTCGCCCTCAAGCAACGCTGTCACAATGACGGCTATCCCACCGACAAAGAAACCCTAGCTACCCAATTTCGCCTGCATTTACATCGCGGTATCGGCTACTTAGCCGGCGATCCAAATATCAAGAAAATTGAAGATTTAATTGCATTGGCGGTGAAAGATTGA